From a single Asticcacaulis sp. MM231 genomic region:
- a CDS encoding prephenate dehydrogenase/arogenate dehydrogenase family protein, producing the protein MVKTVRTLGLFGLGAFGRLIVKHLSPYFDIYAHDPSPEARRYARRHNVTRVDLPTAAACDIVVLATPIRSLKALAEAIAPHVKPYGLVADVGSVKMKPAKWLVDALPPTVSILCTHPLFGPQSARKGIHDLEIVVCPVRVRHVDTIVKFFANTLDLKVSLATPEQHDKALAAVQGLTHLIAKVLSGLEPLPTVHTTRSYDLMMQGVGLVSGDSDELFLSIERDNPFAAEVRKRFFSQIDALRNRLESHDSGK; encoded by the coding sequence GTGGTCAAGACAGTTCGCACCTTGGGTTTGTTTGGCTTGGGCGCCTTTGGCCGCCTGATCGTAAAGCATCTGTCGCCCTATTTCGACATCTACGCCCACGATCCAAGCCCTGAGGCCAGACGCTATGCCCGCCGCCACAATGTAACGCGCGTCGATCTTCCGACGGCGGCCGCCTGCGATATCGTGGTCCTAGCCACGCCGATCCGCAGCCTGAAGGCGCTCGCTGAAGCGATCGCACCTCACGTCAAGCCTTACGGCCTCGTCGCCGATGTCGGTTCGGTGAAAATGAAGCCGGCCAAATGGCTGGTCGATGCCCTGCCCCCGACCGTATCCATTCTGTGCACCCACCCCTTGTTTGGCCCGCAATCGGCGCGCAAGGGCATTCACGATCTGGAGATCGTCGTCTGTCCGGTGCGTGTCCGTCATGTCGATACCATAGTTAAATTCTTTGCCAATACGCTGGACCTTAAGGTGTCACTGGCAACGCCGGAGCAGCACGACAAGGCGCTGGCGGCCGTACAAGGCCTGACCCACCTTATCGCCAAGGTCTTAAGCGGGCTTGAGCCCCTGCCGACCGTCCACACCACCCGCTCCTACGACCTGATGATGCAGGGCGTGGGGCTGGTGTCGGGCGATTCCGATGAATTATTTCTGTCGATTGAGCGCGACAACCCCTTCGCCGCCGAAGTGCGCAAGCGCTTCTTCAGCCAGATCGACGCGCTGCGCAACCGACTCGAATCGCACGATTCCGGCAAGTAA
- a CDS encoding cation:proton antiporter: MNASVGHPVTTIAKEAFAPVLNTDAQGYYIFIIVFLLASAVVVPIFQRFKVSSVLGFLLIGVLLGPDVMGRLEKIWPVLDAFDVMRSHTVHQLAELGVVFLLFTIGLELTFERLKSMRRLVFGLGALQVALCSLALTGLFLIMGQSIVASIALGMAIALSSTAVVIPVLADRKALKSASGRSVFAVLLAQDIAVAPIMITVVMLAGGAAGAAGGSLGGLLALIPALVGMGVLVVGGRWLLRPLFNTVAFSNSRELFMAACLLCVLVAGQISVMAGLSMGLGAFVAGVLLAETEYRREIENMVEPFKGLLLGLFFVTVGARLEITAVLDQPALVLGLAAGLILIKAAIIYPVARLFGMNNRSAIETAAVLGPAGEFAFVIIDQAIGHKVLSADLGQTVIVASILSLFAIPFLAAAAGRLSKSIAKSGEAATTVAPETVSEADKVIVVGFGRVGELVIDMLRMHQIEFLVIDINPQVTQRARAAGIEAWYGDASMPDFLHSIGIARARAVVVTVSNPAFTDKVVQAVRAMREDVHIIARARDASHAQRLYQMGATDAVPETIEASLQLAENTLIDLGVPMGLVLASVHERRDVFRKMFGIRKPEAIKPDMPLAAVALAMAENHAAEKRGV; the protein is encoded by the coding sequence ATGAACGCATCCGTTGGCCATCCAGTGACCACGATAGCAAAAGAAGCCTTTGCCCCTGTCCTCAATACGGACGCGCAAGGCTATTACATCTTCATTATCGTCTTTCTCCTGGCTTCCGCGGTTGTTGTTCCGATCTTTCAGCGCTTTAAGGTTTCAAGTGTTCTGGGTTTTCTTCTCATTGGCGTCCTGCTTGGGCCCGATGTCATGGGACGACTTGAGAAAATCTGGCCGGTGCTTGATGCGTTCGATGTCATGCGGTCGCACACCGTTCACCAACTCGCCGAACTTGGCGTTGTTTTTCTTCTCTTCACCATTGGGCTCGAACTGACGTTCGAGCGTCTGAAATCCATGCGACGCCTTGTGTTCGGCCTGGGCGCCCTTCAGGTTGCGCTGTGTTCGCTGGCCCTGACCGGCCTGTTCCTGATCATGGGCCAGAGCATCGTGGCCTCAATCGCGCTCGGCATGGCCATCGCCCTGTCCTCGACCGCTGTGGTCATCCCGGTACTGGCCGATCGCAAGGCACTGAAAAGCGCTTCGGGCCGCAGTGTCTTCGCCGTTCTGCTGGCGCAGGATATCGCCGTGGCGCCGATCATGATCACCGTGGTTATGCTGGCCGGTGGCGCGGCTGGCGCGGCTGGTGGCAGTCTGGGCGGATTGCTGGCCCTGATCCCGGCCCTGGTTGGCATGGGCGTGCTGGTGGTCGGAGGTCGCTGGCTGCTGCGTCCACTGTTCAATACCGTGGCCTTCTCCAATTCGCGTGAGCTTTTCATGGCGGCCTGTCTGCTGTGCGTGCTCGTGGCTGGGCAGATCTCGGTCATGGCGGGGCTGAGCATGGGGCTTGGCGCCTTCGTCGCCGGTGTGCTGCTGGCCGAAACCGAATATCGCCGCGAAATCGAAAACATGGTCGAGCCCTTCAAAGGCCTGCTGCTCGGCCTGTTCTTCGTCACGGTCGGGGCGCGCCTCGAAATCACCGCCGTGCTCGATCAGCCGGCACTGGTGCTGGGGCTGGCGGCAGGTTTGATCCTGATCAAGGCCGCGATCATCTATCCGGTGGCGCGTCTTTTCGGCATGAACAACCGCAGTGCCATCGAAACCGCAGCGGTGCTTGGGCCGGCGGGGGAATTCGCCTTTGTTATCATCGACCAGGCCATCGGCCACAAGGTGCTGTCTGCGGATCTGGGGCAGACCGTCATCGTGGCGTCGATCCTGTCACTGTTCGCCATTCCCTTCCTGGCCGCCGCCGCTGGCCGCCTGTCGAAATCAATTGCCAAGAGCGGTGAGGCCGCGACTACCGTGGCGCCGGAGACCGTCAGCGAGGCCGATAAGGTCATCGTCGTCGGTTTCGGACGCGTCGGCGAACTGGTCATCGACATGTTGAGGATGCACCAGATCGAGTTCCTGGTCATTGATATCAACCCGCAGGTCACCCAGCGAGCCCGTGCCGCCGGTATTGAAGCCTGGTATGGTGACGCCTCCATGCCGGATTTTCTCCATTCCATCGGTATCGCCCGCGCCCGCGCCGTGGTGGTGACGGTGTCAAATCCGGCCTTTACCGACAAGGTGGTGCAGGCGGTGCGCGCCATGCGTGAGGATGTCCATATCATCGCCCGTGCGCGTGACGCCTCGCACGCCCAGCGCCTGTATCAGATGGGCGCCACCGACGCTGTGCCTGAAACTATCGAGGCGTCTTTGCAACTGGCGGAAAACACGCTGATCGATCTTGGCGTGCCGATGGGGCTGGTGCTGGCCAGTGTCCATGAACGCCGTGATGTCTTCCGCAAGATGTTTGGTATCCGCAAGCCGGAAGCCATCAAGCCGGACATGCCACTGGCGGCGGTTGCCCTGGCGATGGCGGAGAACCATGCCGCGGAGAAGCGGGGGGTGTAG
- a CDS encoding response regulator, with product MANGLALIIEDSQTQAQIIGRMLADEDWTYVLAKTLEDAERVILQQHPTLLFVDVFLGEENTLPHLGRLRDLALEATVAVMTAGDRSEAIEETLNMARKAKVDYILRKPFSRNQLRAIVQSAEQDQAEGKHRYHALVIDDSATAGKVTGQMLTDNGYRVSIVKSMEEALEDVDIAHVDLVLSDIFMPGMGGLAGIKIIKSTWPKVKILAMSGGLNTRITPERATSAAVKAGADAEISKPFKPAELVHLTLEMMARPTTAYQERQA from the coding sequence ATGGCAAACGGGTTGGCGCTGATCATTGAGGACAGCCAGACACAGGCACAGATCATCGGGCGCATGCTCGCAGATGAAGACTGGACCTACGTCCTGGCCAAGACCCTGGAGGACGCCGAACGCGTTATCCTGCAGCAGCATCCCACCTTGCTGTTTGTCGATGTCTTTCTGGGAGAGGAAAACACCCTTCCGCACCTTGGCCGCCTGCGCGATCTGGCGCTTGAGGCCACCGTTGCCGTGATGACCGCCGGAGACCGCAGCGAAGCTATCGAAGAAACGCTCAACATGGCCCGCAAGGCCAAGGTCGATTACATTCTGCGCAAGCCCTTTTCGCGCAATCAGTTGCGCGCCATCGTCCAGTCGGCCGAGCAGGATCAGGCCGAAGGCAAGCATCGCTACCATGCGCTGGTGATTGATGACAGCGCGACCGCCGGCAAGGTGACCGGCCAGATGCTGACTGACAACGGTTATCGCGTCAGCATTGTCAAGTCGATGGAAGAAGCCCTTGAAGACGTCGATATCGCTCACGTCGACCTGGTATTATCAGACATTTTCATGCCCGGCATGGGCGGGCTGGCCGGCATCAAGATCATCAAATCGACCTGGCCCAAGGTCAAGATACTGGCCATGTCCGGCGGACTCAACACCCGCATCACACCCGAACGCGCCACCTCGGCCGCGGTCAAGGCCGGCGCCGATGCTGAAATCAGCAAGCCTTTCAAACCCGCAGAACTCGTGCACCTGACTTTGGAAATGATGGCGCGGCCAACCACGGCCTATCAAGAAAGACAAGCTTAA
- a CDS encoding M13-type metalloendopeptidase has translation MTFLKILASTSAIAGLALTFAPAHAGNCIDAYCRMETLESFDALLAADASSGSNDAAPNTVAKKFGTWGIDTAGMDTSVKPGDSFFDYVNGTAVNTMVIPADRTSYGSFLQLRELSENRMKVLITGLAAQKGLTGDDAKIAALYNAMMDEATIETLDIKPLTPTLSAIKAIKSKSEMAAWMGKTSGTIGSAFFGAYVDGDAKNPQVNVLYVAQSGLGLPDRDYYLKDSFAEKKTKYEAYIVNMLTMAGYPNPAQTAKDILALETKIAEVSWTKIERRDDNKTYNPMTRAELATFAPAFEWDSYFKAAGVDKASKLIVSENTAFPKIAQIYADTPLETLKAWEAFRTIDQAAPYLSKRFATAQWEFRSRDLSGALEQRPRWKRAISVTDSALGEAIGRTYVAQYFPADSKAKMEGLVADLRAALKIRIENLTWMSAPTKEKALEKLSKFGVKIAYPDKWRDYSALTIKEGDLFGNIERANAFEWDFNVAKIDKPVDPLEWGMTPQTVNAYYSPTRNEIVFPAAILQPPFFDPDADPAVNYGGIGGVIGHEITHGFDDQGRNYDGDGFLKSWWTAEDSAKFDAQTKKYGEQYDAFEPLPGVHIQGGLTMGENIADLGGNLLGLDAYRLSLKGKPSPVLDGFTGDQRVFMGFAQVWRSKYRDDAIKQQVATDPHSPAVFRVIGPVRNIDDWYKAFNVQPGEKYYLKPEDRVRIW, from the coding sequence ATGACATTCCTGAAAATTCTCGCCTCCACCTCAGCTATTGCCGGGCTGGCCCTAACGTTTGCTCCCGCCCACGCCGGTAACTGCATCGACGCCTATTGCCGCATGGAAACGCTTGAAAGCTTCGATGCCCTGCTCGCCGCAGACGCCTCAAGCGGCAGCAACGATGCCGCCCCCAACACGGTCGCCAAGAAGTTCGGCACCTGGGGCATCGACACCGCCGGCATGGACACCAGCGTCAAACCGGGCGACAGCTTCTTCGATTACGTCAACGGCACCGCCGTCAACACCATGGTCATCCCCGCCGACCGCACGTCTTATGGCTCCTTCCTGCAACTGCGCGAACTGTCGGAAAACCGCATGAAGGTGCTGATCACCGGTCTGGCCGCGCAAAAGGGCCTGACCGGCGATGACGCCAAGATCGCCGCGCTTTACAATGCCATGATGGACGAAGCGACCATCGAGACGCTCGACATCAAGCCGCTCACCCCGACGCTTTCGGCCATCAAGGCCATCAAGAGCAAATCTGAGATGGCCGCCTGGATGGGCAAGACTTCCGGTACGATCGGTTCGGCCTTCTTCGGCGCCTATGTCGATGGCGATGCCAAGAACCCGCAGGTTAACGTGCTCTACGTGGCGCAGTCCGGCCTCGGCCTCCCCGACCGCGACTACTACCTGAAGGACAGCTTCGCAGAGAAGAAGACCAAGTACGAGGCCTATATCGTCAACATGCTGACCATGGCCGGCTACCCCAACCCCGCCCAGACCGCCAAGGATATCCTGGCGCTGGAAACCAAGATCGCCGAGGTGAGCTGGACCAAGATCGAGCGCCGCGACGACAACAAGACCTACAATCCGATGACACGCGCTGAACTGGCGACCTTCGCCCCGGCTTTTGAATGGGACAGCTACTTCAAGGCCGCCGGCGTCGATAAGGCCAGCAAGCTGATCGTGTCTGAAAACACCGCCTTCCCCAAAATCGCCCAGATCTATGCCGACACCCCGCTGGAAACCCTGAAAGCCTGGGAGGCCTTCCGCACCATCGATCAGGCCGCGCCCTACCTCTCCAAGCGCTTCGCCACCGCCCAGTGGGAATTCCGCTCGCGTGACCTTTCCGGCGCCCTTGAGCAGCGTCCGCGCTGGAAGCGTGCCATCAGCGTTACCGACAGTGCTCTCGGTGAAGCCATCGGCCGCACCTATGTGGCGCAATATTTCCCTGCCGACTCCAAGGCCAAGATGGAAGGCCTCGTCGCCGACCTACGCGCCGCTCTCAAGATCCGCATTGAAAACCTGACCTGGATGAGCGCCCCCACCAAGGAAAAGGCGCTGGAAAAACTCTCCAAGTTCGGCGTCAAGATCGCCTACCCCGACAAGTGGCGCGACTATTCCGCCCTGACGATCAAGGAAGGCGACCTGTTCGGCAATATCGAACGCGCGAACGCCTTCGAATGGGACTTCAACGTCGCCAAGATCGACAAGCCGGTCGATCCACTCGAATGGGGCATGACACCGCAGACCGTCAACGCCTACTATTCCCCGACCCGTAACGAGATCGTCTTCCCCGCCGCCATCCTGCAACCGCCCTTCTTCGATCCGGACGCTGATCCGGCCGTCAACTATGGCGGCATCGGCGGGGTTATCGGCCACGAAATCACCCACGGCTTCGACGATCAGGGCCGCAACTATGACGGCGACGGCTTCCTCAAAAGCTGGTGGACCGCCGAGGATTCGGCCAAATTCGACGCCCAGACGAAGAAGTACGGCGAACAGTATGACGCCTTCGAGCCCCTGCCCGGCGTCCATATCCAGGGCGGCCTGACCATGGGCGAGAACATCGCCGATCTCGGTGGCAACCTGCTGGGCCTCGACGCCTACCGCCTGTCGCTCAAGGGCAAGCCTTCGCCCGTCCTCGACGGCTTCACCGGCGATCAGCGCGTCTTCATGGGCTTTGCTCAAGTCTGGCGCTCGAAGTACCGCGATGACGCCATCAAGCAGCAGGTCGCTACCGATCCGCACTCGCCGGCTGTCTTCCGTGTCATTGGGCCGGTGCGCAATATCGATGATTGGTACAAGGCCTTCAATGTCCAGCCGGGTGAGAAATATTACCTGAAGCCGGAAGACCGCGTCCGCATCTGGTAA